One Alteromonas sp. KC3 DNA segment encodes these proteins:
- a CDS encoding histidine triad nucleotide-binding protein — protein MSETIFTKIINKEIPAEILYEDELALAFKDINPQAPLHFLVIPKKAIATINDIAKEDREVVGHLSYVAAKVAAEHGFAQQGYRTVMNCNEFGGQTVYHIHLHVLAGKPLGWPPYTENMKQHVE, from the coding sequence ATGTCGGAAACAATTTTTACCAAGATTATCAACAAAGAAATTCCTGCTGAAATCTTGTATGAAGATGAATTAGCACTTGCCTTTAAAGATATAAACCCTCAGGCACCACTTCATTTTTTGGTGATACCTAAAAAGGCGATAGCAACCATTAATGATATTGCAAAAGAAGATCGCGAAGTCGTAGGGCATTTGTCGTATGTAGCAGCAAAAGTAGCAGCCGAGCATGGTTTTGCACAGCAGGGTTATCGCACAGTGATGAACTGCAATGAATTCGGTGGGCAAACGGTGTATCACATACACTTGCACGTTTTAGCTGGAAAGCCTTTAGGTTGGCCTCCCTATACCGAAAATATGAAACAACATGTAGAGTGA
- a CDS encoding dipeptidyl-peptidase 3 family protein encodes MKITKLTTMTPIAAAVAGLFLLGACSKSTETTQTESTQTPVVTEQALLVDTARLSIYHPVDLTSDLSHLSENQKQMLSLLIDASQIMDDLFWQQAFFEDKATFLNTIKDDAVRHFATINYGPWDRLNGDTPFISGYDDKAMGAEFYPHDMDKAEFGTASFNDKAGLYSMVKRDEAGKLYAEPYSKAFKSELMKASDLLKQASALAEDESFKQYLQLRAEALLTDDYLASDMAWMDMKTNPVELVIGPIETYEDQLFGYRAAFEAYVLVKDLAWSEKLAKYAAFLPELQQGLPVAQAYKAEMPGSDADLNAYDVIYYAGHSNAGSKTIAINLPNDERVQLEKGTRRLQLKNAMQAKFDNILVPIANTLIVPEQRDHITFDAFFANTMFHEVAHGLGIKNTLDGAGTVRGALKEHASALEEGKADILGLYMVQSLLEKGEITEGTLEDYYVTFMAGIFRSVRFGASSAHGKANMIRFNFFAQQGAFEKTQDGLYRVNMEKMGAAVEALSELILTLQGDGDYDGVADLVATMGVIKPALASDLARLEAANIPVDIHFNQGKKVLGLGD; translated from the coding sequence ATGAAAATTACAAAACTAACGACTATGACCCCTATCGCTGCGGCGGTAGCTGGACTATTTTTGCTTGGTGCCTGCAGCAAAAGCACAGAGACCACACAAACTGAAAGTACACAAACGCCGGTTGTAACTGAGCAAGCATTGCTTGTAGATACGGCTCGCTTATCGATATATCACCCGGTTGATTTAACCAGTGACCTTTCACACCTTAGTGAAAATCAAAAACAGATGCTGTCGCTGCTTATCGACGCATCTCAAATTATGGATGATCTGTTCTGGCAACAAGCGTTTTTCGAAGATAAAGCGACTTTTCTAAATACAATTAAAGATGACGCAGTGCGTCATTTTGCCACAATCAACTACGGCCCATGGGACCGTTTAAATGGCGATACGCCATTCATCAGCGGATATGATGATAAAGCAATGGGCGCTGAGTTCTATCCCCATGACATGGATAAGGCAGAGTTTGGCACCGCGAGCTTTAACGATAAAGCAGGTCTTTATTCTATGGTTAAACGCGACGAGGCAGGAAAGCTTTACGCAGAACCCTATTCAAAAGCGTTTAAAAGCGAGTTAATGAAAGCGTCAGATCTGTTAAAGCAAGCATCAGCACTGGCTGAAGATGAGAGCTTTAAGCAGTATCTTCAATTGCGAGCAGAAGCCCTACTGACTGATGACTACCTTGCGTCTGATATGGCTTGGATGGATATGAAAACTAACCCAGTAGAGTTGGTTATCGGACCTATTGAGACTTACGAAGACCAACTGTTTGGCTACCGCGCGGCATTTGAAGCCTACGTACTCGTAAAAGATCTGGCTTGGAGTGAAAAGCTTGCCAAATACGCGGCTTTTTTACCTGAACTACAACAAGGGCTACCTGTTGCACAAGCCTACAAGGCTGAAATGCCAGGTTCTGATGCAGACCTTAACGCTTATGATGTCATTTATTACGCGGGTCACTCAAATGCTGGCAGCAAAACCATTGCGATTAATTTGCCTAACGATGAGCGCGTGCAACTCGAAAAAGGCACTCGCCGTCTACAGTTAAAAAATGCGATGCAGGCGAAGTTTGATAACATCCTCGTGCCTATCGCTAATACACTGATTGTGCCAGAGCAGCGCGACCACATCACCTTTGATGCGTTCTTTGCCAATACTATGTTTCACGAAGTTGCCCACGGGTTAGGCATTAAGAACACATTGGATGGTGCAGGAACAGTTCGTGGCGCATTAAAAGAGCATGCGTCAGCATTAGAAGAAGGTAAAGCCGATATCTTGGGCTTGTATATGGTACAAAGCTTGTTAGAAAAAGGCGAAATTACAGAAGGTACGCTAGAAGACTACTATGTTACTTTCATGGCAGGTATTTTCCGTTCCGTGCGTTTCGGTGCAAGTTCGGCCCACGGCAAAGCCAATATGATCCGCTTCAATTTCTTTGCACAACAAGGTGCATTTGAGAAGACACAAGACGGTTTGTATCGCGTTAATATGGAAAAGATGGGCGCAGCAGTTGAAGCGTTATCTGAGCTTATCCTAACACTACAAGGTGACGGTGATTACGATGGCGTGGCCGACCTTGTAGCAACGATGGGCGTTATTAAACCAGCTTTAGCATCTGACCTAGCGCGTCTTGAAGCCGCGAATATTCCGGTAGACATTCACTTTAACCAAGGCAAAAAAGTATTAGGGCTTGGTGACTAA
- a CDS encoding HDOD domain-containing protein → MSTQNALSTILVEKINNDTLVLPTLPAIALKVRKAADDPDINLNAMGDVIGQDPSLTARMIKIANSAYMGRSVKVTSISQAVTRIGLRQIKNISTALAMEQLFVSKNDVVAKYLQKEWASTVNIVANSMAVLQLYIARTKKREMSMDTMTLAALVHNIGVLPILTEAERHPEVFANPSFLEVAIDKLAGRIGASIMQEWSFGDTFVNVAKNWKDLSYIPESLSYIDFVRVGAALSGAIDSQKDAVLNLAIQRGVVEDMGELHSDEFEELSSAAKQIFL, encoded by the coding sequence ATGTCTACACAGAACGCGCTTTCGACGATTTTGGTTGAAAAAATAAATAACGACACACTCGTCCTTCCTACACTTCCTGCTATCGCGCTTAAAGTTAGAAAAGCAGCAGATGATCCTGATATTAACTTAAATGCGATGGGCGACGTTATCGGTCAAGACCCTTCGTTAACGGCACGTATGATCAAAATTGCCAACAGTGCTTACATGGGACGTAGTGTTAAAGTAACGTCAATTAGTCAGGCTGTAACTCGAATTGGTTTGCGACAAATTAAGAATATTTCTACGGCATTGGCAATGGAGCAACTTTTCGTTTCAAAAAATGACGTTGTTGCTAAGTACTTGCAAAAAGAGTGGGCAAGTACAGTGAATATTGTTGCGAACTCAATGGCTGTACTTCAGCTCTATATCGCGCGCACAAAAAAGCGTGAAATGAGCATGGACACAATGACATTGGCAGCATTGGTACACAACATTGGTGTGTTGCCTATTCTCACTGAAGCTGAACGTCATCCAGAAGTATTTGCGAACCCGTCATTTTTAGAAGTGGCGATAGACAAGTTAGCAGGTCGCATTGGTGCTAGTATCATGCAAGAGTGGAGCTTTGGTGATACCTTCGTTAATGTTGCGAAAAATTGGAAAGATTTAAGCTACATTCCAGAATCTCTTAGCTATATTGATTTTGTACGCGTAGGCGCTGCATTGTCAGGCGCGATTGACAGCCAAAAAGACGCGGTGCTAAATCTGGCAATTCAGCGTGGTGTAGTGGAAGATATGGGGGAACTTCACTCTGACGAATTTGAAGAGCTATCAAGCGCTGCGAAACAAATTTTCCTATAA
- a CDS encoding benzoate/H(+) symporter BenE family transporter, whose product MGQWKFSHVSAGLTAVTVGYSSAIVIVIDLARRAGATEDMVVSWLLALGLGMGLTCIVFSWLTKMPVVTAWSTPGAAFLLTTVEAYSLSEVIGAFVLCALFSLITAQSRALLAQISRIPSAISSALLSGILLPICLAIFSDVNNSPVLVALYLAVYLIGSRWFAQYLMLVLLLMSVGLSFYLQPQTSLSFSMPTPVWVTPEFSLSSAAGLAFPLFLVTTLSQNLPGIAIHHAHDYKPDHKPILSGIAITQGLLAPFGGFTFNLAAITAALCMGEHADSNKDQRYKAAIAAGVAYLFMGLIASIVVTLFVSMPTTIIHLLAGLALLATLQGALSRSMEVTEHRAPAMLTLLCTASGFSLFSMTSAVWGLLLGLLLLFLQKSRC is encoded by the coding sequence ATGGGCCAGTGGAAGTTTAGTCATGTTAGTGCAGGGTTAACTGCGGTAACCGTTGGCTATAGCAGTGCAATCGTTATCGTTATTGATTTGGCGAGACGTGCTGGGGCAACTGAAGACATGGTCGTCAGTTGGTTACTGGCACTTGGATTGGGTATGGGTTTGACGTGCATTGTTTTTTCTTGGCTTACTAAGATGCCTGTAGTAACAGCATGGTCGACACCCGGTGCGGCTTTTTTGTTAACCACGGTTGAGGCTTACAGCTTATCTGAAGTGATAGGCGCTTTTGTACTGTGTGCCCTCTTCTCACTTATTACCGCGCAAAGCCGCGCGTTGTTGGCGCAAATAAGTCGCATACCTTCAGCAATATCATCGGCCCTGCTTAGCGGCATTTTGCTGCCTATTTGCTTGGCCATCTTTAGCGATGTAAATAACTCGCCAGTATTAGTAGCGCTTTATCTTGCGGTTTATCTAATAGGAAGCCGCTGGTTTGCGCAGTACCTTATGCTGGTGCTACTTCTTATGTCTGTCGGCCTCAGTTTTTACCTACAACCACAGACCTCACTATCTTTTTCGATGCCAACACCGGTGTGGGTCACTCCTGAATTTAGTCTCTCATCAGCGGCTGGACTTGCGTTTCCTCTTTTTCTGGTGACCACACTGTCGCAAAACTTACCGGGCATTGCTATTCATCATGCCCATGATTACAAGCCTGATCACAAGCCAATATTATCTGGTATCGCCATTACTCAAGGCCTTCTTGCCCCATTTGGTGGCTTCACATTTAATCTAGCCGCAATTACCGCAGCCTTATGTATGGGCGAGCACGCTGACAGTAACAAGGACCAACGCTACAAGGCAGCCATCGCAGCGGGTGTGGCATACTTATTCATGGGACTTATTGCGTCGATTGTCGTAACGCTTTTTGTCAGCATGCCAACTACTATTATTCATTTGCTTGCTGGGCTTGCGCTTCTTGCTACATTGCAAGGTGCGCTTTCACGTAGTATGGAGGTGACAGAACATCGCGCGCCAGCAATGCTAACATTATTATGTACTGCGTCTGGATTCAGCTTATTTTCTATGACATCCGCTGTGTGGGGGCTGCTTCTTGGCTTACTGTTACTCTTCCTACAAAAAAGCCGATGCTAA
- a CDS encoding helix-turn-helix domain-containing protein translates to MSRNTTSPLSHRIATRLRDLRKARGLSLDKAATLTGVSKAMLGQIERGESSPTIATLWKISAGLATSFSSFLASENSEATTTNGTDEDRFVNDPNMQVKTLFGYNATTGFEMFELRLSGCHEQHSPPHQVGVTEHIHVTKGRLSILQDGCWKTYEEGMQCLLHADQPHGYRDEVGETHFIAVIHYPS, encoded by the coding sequence ATGTCGAGAAATACTACAAGCCCACTTTCTCATCGTATTGCTACGCGTTTACGAGACTTAAGAAAGGCGCGGGGCCTGTCTCTAGACAAAGCGGCCACACTCACGGGAGTGTCAAAAGCAATGCTTGGTCAAATCGAGCGAGGAGAATCAAGTCCAACGATAGCGACACTATGGAAAATCTCCGCGGGCTTAGCCACCTCATTTTCGTCGTTTCTGGCTAGCGAAAATAGTGAAGCAACGACAACAAATGGCACCGATGAAGATAGGTTTGTTAACGACCCAAACATGCAAGTGAAAACCTTGTTTGGTTACAACGCGACAACGGGATTTGAAATGTTTGAGCTACGACTTTCAGGTTGTCACGAGCAACATTCACCGCCCCACCAAGTCGGTGTAACTGAACATATTCATGTTACTAAAGGTCGTTTAAGTATATTGCAGGATGGTTGCTGGAAAACCTATGAGGAAGGTATGCAGTGCTTATTGCACGCCGACCAACCCCACGGTTATCGAGATGAGGTAGGAGAAACTCACTTTATAGCGGTTATTCACTACCCTTCGTAG
- the rdgC gene encoding recombination-associated protein RdgC, protein MWFKNVKAYQITQPLSLDDSDLERALSENAFRPCGSQDLATMGFASPFSQAGKNGTMFHVVQQRYWITLKKQEKILPSAVVNAELEEMVAKIEMETGSPVGKKAKADLKQEIQTRLLPQAFTKNSYTHGYISLADNLVVVDASSDGKAEAFLAMVRKAIGSLPVVPFTRRSLQSELTHWVTEGTPEGVSLLEEAEFKSTDDTGSVIRCKNQPLDSEEITIHLDAGKLVQKVAFEYAESLTAIICEDGAIKRVKFTDRIKEETADVPKDQVEARLDAEFALMSAEITTLLNFLRDALNLNDSSL, encoded by the coding sequence ATGTGGTTTAAAAACGTTAAAGCCTATCAGATTACTCAACCACTATCGTTAGATGACAGTGACCTAGAGCGCGCATTAAGTGAAAATGCTTTTCGTCCTTGCGGTAGTCAAGATCTTGCCACTATGGGGTTTGCCTCACCGTTCTCACAGGCGGGAAAAAACGGCACTATGTTTCACGTAGTCCAGCAGCGTTACTGGATAACGCTAAAGAAACAAGAGAAAATCTTGCCCAGTGCCGTGGTTAACGCGGAGCTTGAAGAAATGGTGGCCAAAATTGAAATGGAAACCGGTTCACCTGTTGGCAAAAAAGCAAAAGCGGACTTAAAACAAGAAATACAGACACGTTTGCTGCCCCAAGCCTTTACAAAGAATAGCTATACACATGGCTACATTTCACTTGCCGATAATCTCGTAGTTGTTGACGCATCTTCAGACGGAAAAGCAGAAGCCTTTTTAGCAATGGTGAGAAAGGCGATAGGCTCTCTACCCGTAGTGCCTTTTACCCGTAGAAGCCTTCAAAGTGAATTAACGCACTGGGTAACTGAGGGTACGCCTGAAGGGGTAAGTCTTTTAGAAGAAGCTGAATTTAAGTCTACTGATGATACTGGAAGCGTGATCCGCTGCAAGAATCAGCCGCTAGACAGCGAAGAGATCACCATTCACTTAGATGCTGGCAAACTCGTTCAAAAAGTCGCCTTTGAATATGCAGAGTCTTTAACTGCTATTATTTGTGAAGATGGGGCTATCAAACGCGTTAAGTTCACCGACCGCATTAAAGAAGAAACCGCAGATGTGCCAAAAGATCAGGTTGAGGCGCGCTTAGACGCTGAGTTCGCGTTAATGTCTGCAGAAATTACAACACTGCTTAACTTTTTGCGTGACGCGTTAAACCTTAACGATTCAAGCTTGTAA
- a CDS encoding sensor histidine kinase, with protein MAAVKTGLSRKLLARVLSVYFSLTLIVTVGQIFTEYLSTKNHVEGELQTLKNTFSSSLTRALWELNNDQVRAIAEGLMSLPIVEGLQVRGENGNYIAEYGIRAQRSPNPVDREMIEDHSGGVFSYSFPLVFKFSGRESTVGDVTLYSSFDTIFSRIEVGVFFLIGNALVKTTFLVFLFMTAFRTMLSEPLQNITEQMGNFDPQHPEESKLSIKLDDDNELLQLKESYNQVIDDLIVSNKRLRDAQDELTLANKKLDDQNLILEQEVAKKTASLSQIMLDLEQQKDELIAHQRELRQENENRQYIEAELRKRNEELASSMETLHQAQEQLVESERMASLGGLVAGIAHDVNTPLGVSVTAASFLQERLTNLKTDFEDKSLTSKNMTSFIDEAEQTAFLLLNNLERASDLIASFKRVAVDQTSESVREFVLGDYIQEIIQSLQPSFKHTEHTITVNCPENLVVNCAPGAIAQIVTNMVVNSITHGFEDKDAGTIKLEVTEQDGYVVIDYCDDGRGLSQEELDKLFDAFYTTKRGEGGSGLGTHIMYNLVTQSLNGQIEAHSTKAQGLRYIIRFPLGASTENA; from the coding sequence ATGGCTGCCGTAAAAACAGGGTTGTCTAGGAAACTCTTAGCGAGAGTACTGTCGGTGTATTTTTCATTGACACTGATTGTGACCGTCGGGCAGATCTTTACTGAATACCTTAGTACCAAAAACCATGTTGAGGGTGAGCTACAAACCCTCAAAAATACCTTTTCATCCAGTCTGACCCGAGCACTTTGGGAACTTAATAACGATCAAGTACGTGCCATCGCGGAAGGTCTGATGTCGTTACCTATCGTCGAAGGGTTACAAGTGCGTGGCGAGAATGGTAACTATATTGCGGAATATGGTATTCGCGCGCAGCGCTCCCCCAATCCTGTTGATAGAGAAATGATAGAAGATCACTCAGGTGGGGTCTTCAGCTACAGCTTCCCTTTGGTGTTCAAATTTTCAGGCCGTGAATCTACGGTTGGTGATGTAACCCTCTATTCAAGCTTCGATACGATATTTAGTCGTATTGAAGTGGGTGTGTTTTTCTTAATTGGCAACGCGTTAGTTAAAACAACTTTCCTAGTATTTTTGTTTATGACCGCTTTTAGAACCATGCTGTCAGAACCCTTGCAGAACATCACCGAGCAAATGGGCAACTTCGACCCTCAACATCCAGAGGAGAGTAAGCTCAGCATTAAATTGGACGATGATAATGAATTACTCCAACTTAAAGAGTCTTACAATCAGGTTATTGATGACTTAATTGTATCCAACAAACGGCTTCGTGATGCACAAGATGAGTTAACCCTGGCCAACAAGAAATTAGATGACCAAAACCTTATTCTTGAGCAGGAAGTAGCGAAAAAAACAGCATCACTTTCACAAATCATGTTGGATTTGGAACAACAGAAAGATGAGTTGATCGCCCACCAGCGTGAGTTACGTCAAGAGAACGAAAACCGCCAGTATATTGAAGCTGAACTGCGAAAGCGCAACGAAGAGCTTGCCAGTTCGATGGAAACACTGCATCAAGCGCAAGAGCAGTTAGTAGAGTCAGAACGCATGGCATCGCTTGGTGGTTTGGTTGCTGGCATTGCCCATGATGTCAATACACCACTGGGCGTTAGTGTCACTGCGGCGAGTTTTTTACAAGAGCGTTTAACCAACTTAAAAACAGATTTCGAAGATAAAAGTCTTACCAGTAAAAACATGACAAGCTTTATTGATGAAGCAGAGCAAACAGCGTTTTTGCTTTTGAATAACCTTGAAAGAGCGTCTGACTTAATTGCAAGCTTTAAACGGGTTGCTGTGGATCAAACCAGCGAGTCGGTTCGTGAATTCGTACTCGGTGATTACATTCAAGAAATCATTCAATCGCTTCAACCTAGCTTTAAACACACAGAGCATACCATTACCGTTAATTGCCCAGAAAACCTTGTGGTGAATTGCGCACCGGGCGCCATAGCTCAAATCGTCACTAACATGGTAGTGAACTCTATTACGCACGGCTTTGAAGATAAAGACGCTGGCACTATTAAGCTTGAAGTCACAGAGCAAGACGGTTATGTGGTTATCGACTACTGTGACGATGGACGAGGATTGTCTCAAGAAGAACTTGATAAACTGTTCGATGCTTTCTACACCACCAAACGTGGTGAAGGTGGGAGTGGCTTGGGTACGCATATTATGTACAACTTGGTTACCCAGTCACTCAACGGTCAAATTGAGGCTCACAGCACAAAAGCACAAGGCCTTCGCTACATCATCCGCTTTCCGTTAGGCGCGAGCACCGAGAACGCCTAG
- the phoB gene encoding phosphate regulon transcriptional regulator PhoB: protein MSRTVLVVEDEAPIREMLKFVLEQSGFNIIEAEDFDIAQEKICEPYPDLILLDWMLPGGSGVQLAKSLKQHEFTRDIPVIMLTARGEEEDKIRGLDAGADDYVTKPFSPKELVARIKAVMRRVTPTSSEEPIEFNGLKLEPVSHRVMANDEPLDMGPTEFKLLHFFMTHPERVYSRELLLDNVWGTNVYVEDRTVDVHIRRLRKAISRHGHDAMIQTVRGAGYRFSTKL from the coding sequence ATGTCTCGTACAGTGTTGGTGGTTGAGGACGAAGCGCCTATCCGTGAAATGCTTAAGTTTGTGCTTGAGCAGTCTGGCTTTAATATTATTGAAGCTGAAGATTTCGACATCGCGCAGGAAAAAATTTGTGAGCCTTACCCGGATCTCATTCTATTGGATTGGATGCTTCCAGGAGGAAGTGGTGTGCAGTTGGCTAAGAGCCTTAAACAGCACGAGTTCACAAGGGATATCCCTGTTATTATGCTAACGGCCCGTGGAGAAGAGGAAGATAAAATCCGCGGTCTAGACGCTGGTGCTGATGATTATGTCACTAAGCCTTTCTCACCGAAAGAGTTGGTTGCGCGTATTAAAGCAGTAATGCGTCGTGTTACACCGACTTCAAGTGAAGAGCCTATTGAATTTAACGGCCTTAAACTTGAGCCTGTATCCCACCGCGTTATGGCAAATGATGAGCCGTTAGACATGGGGCCTACAGAATTTAAATTGCTGCACTTCTTTATGACACACCCAGAACGCGTATATAGCCGTGAGCTATTACTTGATAATGTATGGGGTACAAACGTGTATGTAGAAGACAGAACGGTAGATGTGCATATTAGGCGTCTTCGCAAAGCTATCTCTCGCCACGGTCATGATGCTATGATCCAAACAGTGAGAGGAGCGGGTTACCGTTTTTCCACTAAGCTTTAA
- the phoR gene encoding phosphate regulon sensor histidine kinase PhoR: MYYPFSWLRSSLRLVLFLLVFALVGWYLDDMLVAIAVGATLLLLFNYWHLYKLNRWLWHSRKMSPPTVRGVWEHIYEGIYYLQRRNRNKRKELGELVKRFREGSEALPDAAVVVDSKACIIWCNRLARLDLGLKWPQDSGRRIDNLLRHPEFIQYFHAGNYKYPIEVPSPTNPNKTFEYRIMPYGDEHLLLIARDITRVSQLEEMRKDFVANVSHELRTPLTVINGYLEILPVDEDSDPFMHKAMKEMTSQTHRMQNLIEDLLVLSRIEASSERIYENVVNIPAVLSQIEREAQALNKEKQHTIHFHIDPELYVFGVETELRSACSNLVFNAVHYTPPGGEINVYWQRKSDGVHFSVIDNGDGIEQNHLNRLTERFYRVDKARSRKTGGSGLGLSIVKHVLSHHNSRLDIASTLGEGSKFSFVLDSELIAENV, encoded by the coding sequence ATGTACTACCCATTCTCTTGGTTGAGAAGTTCTTTACGCCTAGTGCTTTTCCTTTTGGTCTTTGCATTGGTGGGGTGGTACTTGGATGACATGTTAGTGGCTATTGCAGTAGGTGCCACGCTACTTTTGCTGTTTAATTACTGGCATCTGTATAAGCTTAATCGCTGGCTATGGCACAGCCGTAAGATGTCGCCTCCCACTGTACGCGGTGTTTGGGAGCACATTTATGAGGGTATTTACTACCTGCAGCGCCGTAATAGAAACAAGCGCAAAGAGCTCGGTGAACTTGTAAAGCGCTTTCGTGAAGGTTCTGAGGCTCTGCCTGATGCTGCAGTAGTCGTAGATTCGAAAGCCTGTATTATCTGGTGCAATCGTCTTGCACGATTAGATCTTGGGCTGAAGTGGCCTCAAGATTCTGGCCGGCGAATTGATAATTTGCTGCGACACCCTGAGTTTATTCAGTATTTCCACGCGGGTAATTATAAATATCCAATAGAAGTCCCTTCGCCAACCAATCCGAATAAGACGTTTGAATACCGTATAATGCCTTATGGCGACGAGCATCTGCTTTTAATTGCCAGGGACATTACCCGCGTTTCTCAACTAGAAGAAATGCGGAAGGATTTCGTGGCCAATGTGTCTCACGAACTTAGAACACCCTTAACGGTAATCAATGGTTATCTGGAAATTTTACCAGTGGACGAAGATTCAGACCCGTTCATGCACAAAGCGATGAAAGAGATGACATCGCAAACACACCGCATGCAAAATCTTATTGAAGATTTATTGGTTCTATCGCGCATCGAGGCAAGCTCGGAGCGTATTTACGAAAACGTAGTCAATATTCCTGCTGTCTTGTCACAAATTGAACGAGAAGCACAGGCTTTGAACAAGGAAAAGCAGCATACAATCCACTTTCACATTGACCCAGAGCTTTATGTGTTCGGCGTTGAAACGGAGCTTCGCAGTGCGTGTTCAAATTTAGTCTTCAATGCTGTGCACTATACGCCACCGGGTGGCGAAATTAATGTGTACTGGCAACGCAAGTCTGATGGCGTGCACTTTTCTGTCATCGACAATGGTGATGGTATAGAGCAGAACCATTTAAATAGACTTACCGAGCGATTTTATCGCGTGGATAAGGCCCGCTCTCGAAAGACAGGTGGTTCGGGATTAGGTCTGTCCATTGTAAAACATGTACTTAGTCATCATAATTCGCGCTTGGATATTGCTAGTACCCTTGGTGAAGGCAGCAAGTTTTCTTTTGTACTAGACAGTGAATTAATTGCTGAAAATGTGTAG
- a CDS encoding PstS family phosphate ABC transporter substrate-binding protein: protein MSDKTRKNKHGCHWFAAIFLLLPLFIHSHALATYNTALENQNAAQQAYDVPQYERVPGVAGKISSVGSDTLANLMTFWSQEFKTLYPQVGFQIQASGSSTAPPALIEGTATIGPMSRELKPSEIRDFTRVHGYPPTVLKVAMDAIAIFVDRRNPLTGMTLEQVDAVFSETRYCGGSDKIERWSQLGVNDIEYRSPIRLYGRNSVSGTYGLFKIMALCDGDFKNTVNEQPGSASVVLSVASGTGAIGYAAYGYKTAGVRALPLGDSLDTLIPLSIDSVRNETYPFARFLYLVINKKPGEPLPTLEREFLRYILSREGQRQVVRDGYFPIRDDVLVRQRRLLE from the coding sequence ATGTCGGATAAAACAAGAAAAAACAAACACGGCTGCCATTGGTTCGCTGCAATTTTTCTTTTGTTGCCTTTATTTATTCACTCACATGCTCTTGCTACTTACAACACTGCACTAGAGAATCAAAACGCCGCGCAGCAAGCGTATGATGTGCCCCAGTATGAACGCGTTCCTGGGGTTGCAGGGAAAATATCCTCGGTGGGCTCTGACACCCTCGCTAACTTAATGACCTTTTGGTCGCAAGAATTTAAAACACTCTATCCGCAAGTTGGCTTTCAAATTCAAGCCTCGGGCTCGTCAACCGCACCTCCAGCGCTTATTGAGGGTACTGCGACTATCGGTCCTATGAGCCGTGAGTTAAAGCCCAGCGAAATTCGTGATTTCACCCGTGTTCACGGTTACCCACCTACAGTATTGAAAGTGGCCATGGATGCTATCGCTATTTTCGTTGATAGACGTAACCCGCTGACCGGAATGACGCTAGAACAGGTGGATGCAGTGTTCTCTGAGACCCGTTATTGTGGTGGTAGTGATAAGATAGAGCGATGGTCTCAACTTGGCGTGAATGACATAGAATACCGTTCACCCATTCGCTTATATGGTCGTAATTCGGTTTCAGGTACTTACGGGCTCTTTAAGATAATGGCGCTATGTGATGGCGACTTTAAGAATACCGTTAACGAACAACCAGGCTCTGCATCAGTGGTGCTATCGGTGGCCAGCGGAACAGGCGCTATTGGCTATGCCGCCTATGGCTATAAAACAGCAGGGGTGCGCGCATTGCCATTAGGAGATTCGTTAGATACGCTTATTCCACTTTCCATAGACAGTGTAAGAAATGAGACTTACCCGTTTGCGCGTTTTCTTTACCTCGTTATCAATAAAAAACCGGGTGAGCCACTACCGACATTGGAGCGAGAATTTCTTCGTTATATTCTTTCGCGGGAAGGCCAGCGACAGGTTGTGAGAGATGGTTACTTTCCTATTCGAGACGACGTGCTAGTAAGGCAGCGTCGATTGCTTGAGTAG